In Chryseobacterium sp., the genomic window TTCGGTTTTGATGATATTATCGCATTTGCGTCACAATATTTCACATTAAGAGTAGGCGACCTTATTTTTACCGGAACTCCGAAGGGGGTCGGAAAAGTAAGTGAAAATGACGTGCTGGAAGCGTATCTTGAGGAAGAAAAAGTACTTGACATTCGAATATTATAAGTAATTTAACATCAACTCTGGTAATTTTTTTATATCTTTAGGTAACAAAATGAAGGTTATGATAAATATTGTATTACCCGTAGATTTTGGGGACAAAACAGACCAGTTGGTAGAAGGTGCCATAAAATTTGCAAAACAACTTAATGGTAGAATTTATCTGATTCACGTAGCTCCATCAGATATTGGCTTCGCGATCGGGGATATGGGATTTCAATATTTTCCGGAAGTGGAAGCGAATGAGATCAGAGAGGAGCTCGTTCAGCTTAATAAACTGGAACAGAGGATTATCGCCCATGATATTGATTGTGAGCACCTGTTAAAGCAAGGACTTGCCAAAGATATTATCCTGGAACATGCCAAGGAAAAAAATGCGGATTATATCGTTATGGGATCACACGGAAGAAGCGGAATTTATGATGTATTTGTCGGAAGTCTTACCAAAGGGCTGACAAAAAACTCTCCTGTTCCCGTTTTGGTACTTCCCATCCATGACTGAGAAAAATAAATTTTAATCGTTAGTAATAAAAAAACCGATCAAATAAATTATTTGATCGGTTTTTTACTATATAACCAATTAATTAACCTTCTTTTTTGTAGATATTCGGATCGTAGTAAGGGTGCTTCCCTTCCGTTGGAGAATAATAGTCTTTATCTTTATCGCCTCCAAGTTTAGCTACCAGTACATAGCACCAATATGTAAACAATGCACAACAAACGATAAACAGGATCCAGTTTAAAACATTTCCGAAAGCATCAAAGAACCCGAAAGTCCATTTGAAAACTTTACTTAAGAATAGAAAGAAAGACGTCATTATTTTCCTTTTTTAAATTAACTTTGTACAAATTTATAAAAAATGTTTAAATTACTTTCAAAAGAAAGCAATATTTTTTCAATTCCTGTTTATATTGGTTTTCTTCTTTTAGTAGTAATAATATTTAACATATTGAATTTCAATACTTACGAAGCGATTATTGCCGGAATTACTTTTCTGGGAATTGCTTTGGGATATTTTTGTTTTCACAGTGTAGCCCTTAATTATCAGACCCATCTTCCGTTATTTTTATATACAATTTTTATTTTTGGGCTGTATCCCGGAAATTTAGATATCGGAATTGCGGTTTCCCTGCTTACCAATTCTTTTCTTATTCTTCTTTTGACAAGTGCAGATGAAGACATCAGAAAAAAATCATATGTACTGGTAGGGGCCATTGTCGCATTGAACTTTATTTTTCTTCCCACCACCTGGCCGATGGCTGTTTTTGTCATCATCCACGTGGTCGCCACTTCAGCAAAAATAGGATTGAATCTTTTCAGGTTTCTTTTAGGAATAGTTCTGATCGCTTTCAGTTATTTCTCAATCATGTATTTTGTACAGTTCACTACCTGGAATATTGATTATTTTCCTTTTGGAAAGATGAAACCGGTAACGGACTATACTGGGCTGTTACCGCTGGTTCCAGTTGTCCTGATGCTGATTTACGCGGTATATGACCATTTTAAAAATTACAATAAGAAAAGCCCGATCAGCAGATATAAATATACGTTTCTATTGGTCTTTTCCGTTGCCCAGCTTATAACCATCATTCTGTATATGAATAAAAACTATGAATATCTGCTCTTACTGGCATTTCCTTCAAGTATTATTCTGAGCAGGATGATGAGATTTTTGCCCAGATATTGGATGCAGGAAGCCGCATTATGGCTTATTATTATTAGTTTACTTGGCTTTAAAGCAGGTACAGTTTTTGACTTATTTTAAAAAATTATGATTCAGATAGACGATAAATTGATTTCCGAGGATATTTTTTCCGAAGAATTTGTTTGCAACCTTACCAAGTGTAAAGGTGCATGTTGTGTAGAAGGGGATGTAGGAGCTCCATTGGATAAAGACGAGCTTGAAATTTTGGACAGTATTTTTGATAAGATAAAGCCTTACCTTACCCAGGAAGGCATCAAAGCCCTTGAAGAACAGGGAACATGGACTACTGACCCACACGACGGAATGTATGTTACTCCAATGGTGGAGAACCGCGAATGTGCTTATGTTACTTTCGATGAAAAAGGAATTACCAAATGTGGTATTGAAAAGGCGTATGAAGACGGTGCTGTAGACTG contains:
- a CDS encoding universal stress protein encodes the protein MINIVLPVDFGDKTDQLVEGAIKFAKQLNGRIYLIHVAPSDIGFAIGDMGFQYFPEVEANEIREELVQLNKLEQRIIAHDIDCEHLLKQGLAKDIILEHAKEKNADYIVMGSHGRSGIYDVFVGSLTKGLTKNSPVPVLVLPIHD
- a CDS encoding DUF6427 family protein; this translates as MFKLLSKESNIFSIPVYIGFLLLVVIIFNILNFNTYEAIIAGITFLGIALGYFCFHSVALNYQTHLPLFLYTIFIFGLYPGNLDIGIAVSLLTNSFLILLLTSADEDIRKKSYVLVGAIVALNFIFLPTTWPMAVFVIIHVVATSAKIGLNLFRFLLGIVLIAFSYFSIMYFVQFTTWNIDYFPFGKMKPVTDYTGLLPLVPVVLMLIYAVYDHFKNYNKKSPISRYKYTFLLVFSVAQLITIILYMNKNYEYLLLLAFPSSIILSRMMRFLPRYWMQEAALWLIIISLLGFKAGTVFDLF
- a CDS encoding DUF3109 family protein, with the translated sequence MIQIDDKLISEDIFSEEFVCNLTKCKGACCVEGDVGAPLDKDELEILDSIFDKIKPYLTQEGIKALEEQGTWTTDPHDGMYVTPMVENRECAYVTFDEKGITKCGIEKAYEDGAVDWQKPISCHLYPIRITEYSTFTALNYHEWNVCSDACTLGKELQVPVYKFLKTPLTRKYGEEFYTVLSEAADEWKKEFGS